The Amphiura filiformis chromosome 6, Afil_fr2py, whole genome shotgun sequence genome segment ACCAGATGAAAAAGTCATTGCAGAAAATAGCTTAAACTGTCttttcacattaaaaaaaaaaaaatttgaggaaTTACCTCAGAGGCGAATTAGGAGATTAAATGCACATGTATGTATAAGTCCCTGTGATTTTATGGAGTCACGTTTCTGGTGTAATTATGTACTAGGGCCGATTGTTCTTTCACCTGTGTCTAGCAAACCAGGGTGTTGATTGCCTTGGGAGAAAATACAATGACAGATATGCAGTAAGCATATGTTTTTCCTCTCACCCTTCATTGTACATTTTACCCTCATTAACAACAATGCACATCTCCTTGTTCATCTCTGATTACTTTCTACCAAAACTAGGTGCTGGCTTGTTCAAAGGGAACATGTTTTAAAACCTGATTCTCCAGCACTGAGATTTAATCCCATGCATTCCAAATAGTTCAATTGAAAATAGGGGAAGGGGAACATAATCATGGTCAAGCtcaattgtacaaatgtatttaGTATTCGTGAATTTTTCTATTTTGCAGTGTTATTTAATGTTTATTATTGaggaaattttgtgttatttgtgTGAAGTTACACAAATTACATATTTGTGTGAAGTTACACAAATTATATTAAAGTTCTAtttagatttccttttacaaattaagcgtactgctagccgtccagcgcgtattatttgcacaaggtccaatgcacacgcttgacgtcgcgcacgtataagctgtcaaaggaaatctgaataatactttacatGGAGGTTACCTCCTTAGTACCTAATCAGGTAAATGCTCCATCTTGGTGGAGAGGCAAGTGGTTTTCAAAACAATTCTGTAGCTACAGATGCGAGAGTCATAACCTCTGACCCTTAATAATGAGTCCAACCCTCAAACCCTAGCACCACCATTCCCACATGTAGGCATGATCTAATCAATTATATGTTGAGACAAACTGTTTTGTTTGTGTTGCAGGGTTTACGCAGTGGTACCACAGGGGTAGTGGCTCTTCTTGAACCTGATGCTGTACACATAGCATGGTTAGGGGACTCTCAGGTTATGCTACTAAAAGATGGCTTACCAGAAGTAGTAATGGAACCACACAAACCAGAGAGGCCTGTAAGTATGGAAGCCGCCAAGAACTgttttccccttctgttttttGCATATTGCTGAAAGTGTTATATCAATACTGTATTTGATCAGTACCAAATAGGTGGACCTTGCTGCTGCACCTTTTTTATCACTTGTAAAATGAGGACCGCTGCAATATATGTTGGAAAGTTTTTGATATACACTGTTCTCAACTTTACTGGTGTAAATTGGGTTATTTCAGCAATATTCATGTCAAGCCAGTATTTTTTTGGGATGATcaaagtatagatgagttgacatcattgtttatcaacaaaggcaagggactggtctattgatatgcttgagtgaacttcATACAACCAGTACACTgctcaatggccttattgtgatgttcCTGTGGGAAACAACTACCATAAGTTACAGTTCCCACACTGTGACTTGGGACCATTAGGGGTCCAGTTCACTCAACTTGACAAATCTTCTCTCGAGTCTTGAAATCCATCGTAACCTTCGATGCATCGTAAAATCCATTTCACAAAAATGATTTACGATCAgtaccctttgtaagtaatagggatttactacagggacccttaaTAAAGTTAGTAAAACTAGTAAAAGGGTATGCGAATGGTACGAAGGGTTAAAAGCTTAGTGAAATGGACCTTAAATCCACTGTAATAACCTGATCTGTTGTGCAGTTTGATGAAATATCTTATTAGAAATCTTGGTAAATGAATTCAGTGCTGCAGTTGACCTTTTCATTAAACATTGGAAACTGtagggtaccaattattttgaaatAGTTTGTACTGAATTTTAGAAtaagaaaattcagaaaaattataaTATTGGAGCTCAAATATACAGCTACAGAATTGATTCAGTTAATAGATTgggctattaccatgattacagttgaaatccattacacCCCCCTgttgaaggcatgaccttaatctcccgcacaggggTTTTCAATTAGAgttacccattcaagtaaccccatttgaaatacacactccctgtgtagaagattaagatcatgtcctccatagggggtgtattattTTAACTGGATTCTTACTGGAGTAGCCCATGTTCATCTTGAAAAGTATTAATCGCTTTGATTGCTCTATGTTTGCTAGCATGAAAGCTAttgaaaatgtgtgtgtgtggaagACTAACAAGTGCATGCATGTTACGTGTGTGTGCAATAaggtctgtctcgtctcaagttgagagtaacaccatgttggatttcacagtggcaaaTTAGTATCGTGCATGTTAACTTAATCTGgccaattcaaatctgccactgtgaaaaccaatgtggcgttactctcaacatgAGACGAGACAGGCTATAGCGTGCATTAATTTTTAGTGTCCATGATAGAAACCATGTAGATATGCAATATGTGTGGAGATGACCAAACCAGACAACTAGAAATCAGTCATATCCATGTGAGAAGAGGATTATATGCGCAGCGCATGTCATATGCTTATAAAAAACTGCTTACTTTGGCTGATTCAGTTCACTAAATATGGCTGAATATATCCACAatttaagttccccctaatgcttttgaaataaatttaaaaaaaatatgtgttttacacatctggaccaatttgtagcACCACACATCATTGCatttggtcacaatggttcatttaTGTAAAACATTGGAGCCATTTAGAAacttgcacctgagtccataggagtatTCTTTCGTTAACAAACACATAAATAGgtctgactcctatggactcggatgcaacttttaaaacaatttttttgttgacataatgaacCACTGTGACTGAACTCAATGATGcatgatgctataaattggtccagatgTGTAAGACAAATAAGACATCACAGtacacatacctttttacatttcgtaaaacaatttttgattcaTAAGGCTTTAGCGTTGGGAGGAACTTGCAAGTTGGGAGGAACTTGCAAGTTGGGGATCCTATATGAGGCATATTACATGCTTGATGTCAGGACATATTATTTCTAACAAGAAATTTACCATTCAAATACTAATCTAATTTTGGCCAACATGAAAAGAAGAAAATGAATAGAAAAATCAAATCCGAATTATATATAACTAAGTAATGAAAACCCGTTTTGTTCAGTGTATGCCAATTTTTCCAATTCTAAAGGAAAATATAGATGGTGCATTTAATTAAGACTAATAATTTGCACTGTAAAAATGTTTTCCTGAATCATTATTAGAATAGCTTATCCGATAGAAGCTGTGTTGTGTACATTTTTTAGCTGTGATATTATAGCCATTTCATAATGTAAACATGCAAAGTAAGTGCATTGTCTCCCACGCCTAAAGTAAACAGCTACGTGTGCATGATTAACATGTGTTTGTATGATCAAATAAGAAATAGATATATATAAGCTCAACTTGGCATTGGGACGAATATTGAATGATTATTGTGGTAGGTACATTCTGGATACCACACATACACAAAGTTCATTTAACTTTGAACTTAATAATTACATTTTAATGCCATGGAATTTTCTCCAATTTTGTTACAAGTCACAACTAGCATTGAATACACAACACCCATTAACATCTAAAACTAATACTCCCACATTCATAATTTAATCACCCTTAGTTAGGGCTGCTACAAATATGCAATTGCGTTATTTGGCTCCAAATTGCGTGTTTTGacatttgggaaaaaaatctttaaagaaaaataaaattggaacttGTGTTCATTCATGTCAGAATCTATTCAAGATatagaaatgtgtacaaaaccAGTGCATAAATAGAtaatgaagtgaacacaagttacaaatttcCTTCTTTTGGAtagaaaattgtaattttttttgtggtaattttcccccaattttttggaaaatggatGTGCTTTTATTGGCctcaaaaatcacatatttctgGCAGGCCTACCCTTTGTGCTTTGAATTATTGCAATAAAAAGTAAAAAGATAGCATGAAACATTTGAGCAGCATAGTTGATTGAAATGCATGCGCACACAAATTTGCCTGGAATGAGAAAAAGcatgtcaaaattttccatgATGATTCACTATTATCCTGCTATggatttggtatttttatggaaaATTCAGGATGAAAAGAAGCATACAGGATATGGGTGGTTGCGTTGTGTGGTTTGGTGCTTGGCGTGTTAATGGAACTCTAGCAGTGTCCAGATCTATAGGTAAGGGTGTTGCACTGtgtaaccattttttttttttttttttttgtggttgaTATGAATAGGATGAAAAGAAGAGAGTAGAAGATATGGGTGGTTTTGTTGTATGGTTTGGAGCTTGGCGAGTAAATGGGAGCCTAGCTGTGTCCAGATCAATAGGTAAGTTTGTAGCATAGAGACCGCCTCTGTCAAACATTCTCAGATGGAGAAGATGTAAGTATTTCATGCAAAGTGTGGGATGCTAAATTTCTGtttatcatatttaattttaagaTTGTTTGAAGGGAAATAGGGGAAACTATTTTTCCCGAGGTTCTGGCTACAGGCCTACCACACCAAACCTGAAGGGTGAGAGGTGGTAGGCTTGTAGCCAGTACTGAGCTAAAAATAGTGACCATATTTCCCTGAAaataccatgtagtatttgttttattacacctcatacatatttaTGAGAGAATGACGCCAATTCATaacattttaataagaaaataggCAGCCCAATTTGTGATCTTCATCAAGTTCATTGCTTAGCCTACCTTGAAGTTAAGCTTTGGATTAAGAGCTCCTTTAGGCTCTGCACACACAATTCCCTTCTGCTTCTGACAGCAAGGACTTCTTTCCATGGATGCTGACATTTTTCCCTCCCCCAGGGCTcgtaactattgcacagcccctgaggaAACTAGTTTACTTTATCAAACTGCATCAATCTTTTGAACTAAGCCTATTTGTGTTAAAGTAGAGCAGAGCAAGAATTGTGTAATCAATGAAAATGATGTAgaattaaaataaatttgatagcGGCATTTTACAAGCTCTGTTATGTCCAATTTATGTACTAATCCAAGTATTGTCCCGTGAGCATTTAAAGACCCCACTTTCTATGTTGGCAAAAATCCAGAAAATTGATGACAAGTCAATCTATCACTTCTAATCTCCAAACCTAATTTTTGCATGGCTTATGTTCTCACGATGGAAATCGTAGTTTCAAGTGCTATTTTTACTTCAAAATCAGTTAAAATTTTAATACCTGTATGTTGGGTTGATATCGGATCACTATCTCACACCCCAGATTCCAGTGACTTTAGTTCAGAACTCAGCTCCGTACATTATGGTAttgtaagaaagaatgaacaagCAACCCTCAATGGCTCTTGTGGGCATCAAATATTACACATTCTATTGTTGTTTAAGAAGTGCATTATTAAAAGTTAGTTTATTCAGATACACAAAATTCACATTTCTATGATTTGACCATaagttcttctttttttattgtaAAGTCAGTCAATGGCAAATGTATATGCTTCAGTGCTTCCCAATACATCATCATCTGATAACATTTTCAGAAAACAAAGTGACAGGTTAAAGAGAATACCTGCAGCAAAGTTCATCTTAAACCATTATTACTTTAGTGCatttcgtctcaagttgagagtaatgccatgtgtATTTCGCTGGGCATATACACACACATGTAAGGTGGTTGTCCATAGGCTGGTGAAACAACCGCGTAAATGCACTAACAGCACTCAACTTCAGTTGAGACACAATATATGTGAACTAATTTGGCCTTTGTGTAAGTTTTCATAACTCTGACACACCAAGAAATTGCACTTACATGTGATGTCGCTGCATCTTTGTCAACTTGGACAAAGTAATTTGGATTTTGTGGTACTTCGTTTGTTTGCATCAATCAAAGCTATCTTTTACAACATCAGCTTTGTGTATTATTTTGGGTTACAATAATGCAGAAGTCTCTTTACAACACTCTTACTAAACAAGCACTGCTGGGACAGCAGTTTTTGTGATGCATTTCTTATATACATCCAGTTCCTCCATCAGAAAAGTGGCAAGCTGTGATATCGATCAGATGACCCGATAATGCCATGTGTCAAAATCATTGCTAGTTGAACGCAAAGAATTGTTCACAAATTGTTCTGAAAATTTGGCCAGACTTTACTTTTGTTCCCCTCCAAAATGAAGGTTGGAATTGTAGATGGGCGTGGGACTTTACCTGGGCATTACGGAagaaatactacatgtatattactaacattattattattgttgctaTTTTTGTTCCTGCAGGTGACCCAGATCATAAACCTTATGTATCAAATGAAACAGACACCAAAACCATTCCACTTGACGGTACTGAGGAGTGCATTATCCTGGCTTGTGATGGCCTCTGGGATTCAACCAAGAGAAACAAAGTGGCAAGAACAGTTCGTGATTTCATCGCCACAGAGGAGCCCCTAGATGGAATCTCCATCAAATTGGTTGAACATGCTCGTAGCAGTGGCTCTAATGATAACATCACTGTGCTAGTTGTGTTTCTAAATGCTAAGCATCTAAAGGAGAGCGTGGAGAGAATTAAAAGGGAAGGGGAACCTGAAGATGAGGATGAGGagaagaaagaggaagaagaggaTGAGAGTATGGAAGACGACAAACCGGAGTCTGAGAGACAATCGGACAGTAGTAACTTGACCAATAGTACTCCAGACACCACCGCATCACCAGAAGGACAGCATGCGCAGACAGAATCGGCGGCTGAGGGTGGGCCTTGCGACAGTACAGTCAATTCCAatgcaaacaacaacaataatggaCACCTATCACCGCAGCAAGGAGGAGCAGATTCTACGCTAGGTGCAGACAGCAGTGTCCAAATGGAGGCCGAGTCGAGCCGTAAGCATCAACAACCAAACTGGTCATCGCTTGATTCCACTTCATCATTTCATAGTTCAGAGTCATTCACTGATTCCAAATCATGTAAGATCCACAAAACATCAAGTCCATTACAGATAAGACCCAGTCAGAATTTAAATTTAAGAACTAGCAGTAAGTTTGGTATAGGATCAAATGTAACAGTAGAAGGTAAAACCAATGTAAGCAGTAGTAGTCATAGTCGCAAACCGCACAATCAGGTAGACAAGACGCCCTCATCACGTTTATCCCCCGATAAGAAGATATCCTCTGGGTCAAAAGCTCCTGCCCCCATGAAGCACAGTTCCATGCCGGCAACCATAAAGCCCAAAAGTCATAAACGCACCTCGTCATTGCCAAAGCAGCATGAGATGGCTTCCAAACTCAAAACTAAATCCACACATCCATTCAAAAGTTTGCAGATAAATAATACTGTAGCCACTATTGTCCAATGAATGTATTAATTGGTATCTGTGACAAACAAAATGTAAATCAGCGTCATGAGTATGCACCATTATACATCAACAGCAGCAACACCTCGTATTGTTTGTATTTCATGTGTATATCTATGCTGTACAGAATTGCATGAATATTACCAATAgttgatattatttttatatactCTAATAATAAATTTGTGTGTCAGTGACACTAGGTTCAAAGTTCCAcgcatggattttttttttttcgttaagccagatgttttaaattttatattttggtgaAATGGAATAGATTGTATAGCAAAGGATGTCAGACTGATGTATGATTTATTTAGGctaaataaatgcaaaataaatGGAGGTGGTGCTAtcatatttgtgaatattttgtCCCCATTGCAAGTTTGCTATATGCTTTTTAATTTGACCGATAAAACTATGAACACGTCATTATAGTATTTTGTACATCATGTAAACACAATTCAGGCAGTGTTAGTATCTTTCAAACTCAAGACATGCTTTTTGCAAGTGGCCTTAACGTATAACAGTTTgatacaacatttttttaaagttgagTCTCTTATTGTATTGTCATTTGGAGCAGCGTCAACCTATCTCATCATGTACATATttagatattttcattttttttttacatttgcttttaatttatttgatGTAACTTGTTTGCATAGTGTACAATGTATGTTCCCATCGCTATATCTGCATTATGTGTCATGGTCAATGAGGATAATGTTATGGATAGTAAATTATTTAAGGATCCCATTACGAGTTTTGCAACTTTTATTCTGTTTTAATTTGATGTAAAGGCCATTAAGATGTGACAGTAAATGCAAGAAAGCCAAGTTAGTAGTTCAACACATTGGGAACTATAAATAATAGTAAGGAATTGAATGGTTAATGATCTCAAACCTGAAACTGTGGTGATGTTTGCTTGGTTGTCCACGTCACATGTGATGAAATGAAGCATGTGGAGtaatttcattgtttttcttGAATCAATTAGGAGATGCGATGgaagaaacattttttttgcattgttGTGTGCAATGTGAAAATATTGTCACAGGTATCCCTTTGATTCAGCAAATTGTAGCCGTTGAATGGATGAGAATGTAAAAAAAAGTCGGCATCATGCAAGAAATGACTCGAATGAGATTTAATGTTGGTTCTGATCATGTCTAGCAAATAAAATGACTCCCTATGTGTCACTGATTTATGCCATGACGTTGTACTGTAAGTGGTCAATTTTGTACGCAAACCAGGCTTCCACAAAATCAGGTTTGTTAGCTTTGCTATATATCCATTATCCAATTCATCTCATCATCCACAGTTTGAATTCATTAATCATTATATATATAGTACAGGATGATTATCAACTACTTTGCATGTTTATCTGTAATCTGCATTTCTCTTCTCCAGAATAATGGGCTACAAGTGCATATCGATGCGGAATTCATCGCATTGCTTTACAGCAACTCTGAAGGATTTGGAGAGAGGCAAGGGGTGCAATCTTGATTGAGAACTTTATAATGTGTTGTATTACTTCCATAAAATGAGAACAAGAATAAGAAAGTTACATGGTGCGATATTGTGTTAAGGCAATGTCAGTTTATGGCTGGCTTACTAGCTGTGACCCGTTTTGAGTAAATGAGACTTTTATCAGGGTTGACCAAATTGAGATATTGTTGCACCAAAACATAATATCAATCAAAGACACAACAGAAATATATGTTTCCCTAAAGATGAAATATACATTTCCATGTTATCGTTGGTGTTGTCATTTAAAGATCTCATTTTGGTaacgttaagggatctaaaatgagcgtttattgcgtttcgacagtattttttatgggacatgagagcacctcagacctatcgaattgcattctgaatacgaagcatgtctttctgatatcaaataattttcatttttcgaaaatcacaatataatacaaattttatgacaaattataaaaatttgatatttttcaaattttgatatataacagtcctaaaagtaaattatataaatctaatgacatattcttaaagtgtatgtagcagggaggaaaagccgacggtcaattgaaaattttgacctttcatattgaagatatggattttttcccaaaagacctaatttttttggtgttttgggaaaaaatccatatcttcaataatgaaaaggtcaaaattttcaattgattgtcggcttttcatcccacctacatacactttaagtataaatcatcagatttataaagtttacttcaagtactgttaaatatcaaaaatatcaattttaatgatttgccataaaatgtgtattaaattgctaatttcaaaaatcaaaattatttgatatcagaatgacattcttcgatttagaatgcaattcgatatgtctgatgtgctctaatgtcccacaataaatactgtccaaacgttcataccccagcccttaatggcaACAAGATTTTTAAAACGGCTCTAAATGTGGCATGGCTCTAAATGTGGCTAGCTTTCCTTTGTCAAAAAACCAAGTTAAGCCTCTGATGCGAGGTTATCAAGAGCCTCATTTACTCACTTTGCATCACCTATATGCACATGATGGAGAGAGAACATTGATGAGTGcatgcagggtcttagctagaaattgagagttgcccgtcatttgaataaaattgcctgtcctaatttgacctttaaaacatttaccagacgtcTATAGCCCactgggggttcaaagagttcaaatatgtattgATATGGctttgttctacaaattgggtctactaaaaaagtcaattagcttctcaaaacatacaatttataatatagcatctgtcaaaggcattaattttgcccgtcccaggagcaaactccacatctaaaatgacggccagacgggtggctagctaagaccctgagtGCATGATACTCAGTTGCTTGCAAGTGAGGGTATTGTCTTTCAAAAGGTGAAGGCGTCAGTATGGTGTTACTTACATTATACAAACGTCTATAAATGTGATGGTTGAAAGTAACACGATGAACAATAGATTGTTTCATCTACAATACCATTATGTGAATTCAAGAACTGATAATACTCGTATGGTGCATATCACACAAATTTGATTGCTTGAAGAGAATATGTATCTCATTTGTCAATGCAACATGCTTTTGTGGTGATGCAAttcatattttcaataaatataccCATGAATACATCACTGAGCTGAAGAAGAGATGCACATGCAAGTCAATAAAACGAACTGAACCGTGAAGAAGCAGTGTTTTACCTGTGCAACAAGTCTGGTGATTGCATAAAGGGTCATCATCACTGTGTAGGGATGGTAATAAATATAGACTGCAGTGCATGGTAGCAATGTTTTCAATGGTGCAGCTGGCTTATGGTGAAAATAATGAATGGCAATCAAACCAATGAACTGTGACGAATTAATGTATGAGTGATAAAGTACAAATCAAAGCTGATGCTTGCAAATTACCAGGCCTCCCATTTTTATATTCTATGCACAACAGACGCAGTTTTGCCAACTCGCTTATATATCTGCATATATGTTATATAAAGGTGGTACATTTGTAAGAATGACATAACACAGTGTATCTCAATTTCAGTTCAAGCCCACATTTATAGATAGATGGACCATTCTCAGATTTGTATCTCCCAAGTTTTGGTACATgtacttttcaattttttttactggCTGAAATCATTGATATATTCTGTACTATGATGATTTTTCTGCATAGCatattttgactgctcagtgccagaagtgggtaagtgcaatagctgtcatgtgaagatgagtacaatatactgtccAGAATTGCCAAATGTCAGGGCAGTTATTGCCCTACCCACTTCTGAGCAGTTGATTTCCTCAATGCCAATGCTGTTATAGTGTTAttgctattttttattttgaacaatataatatatagtttgatcagctcgtaataggcgggaaagtagacccatgttaagagtgctattagttgacctgtctggtttatatattttgtgagtt includes the following:
- the LOC140155243 gene encoding protein phosphatase 1F-like isoform X1 encodes the protein MGTAPEEQIAAFKQFLTEFSALHPNPIAEEDAMPFRINTFRMAEDEVEGECMDWVLEYLQDRNHAPPVLAAAIARHIADKVLAENLDTYLEEKLVEQPQWEGEEPVADEQLLDAMKLSRHVLSMVHETCVKWKAELPPIKPPTIPIYSIHAIKNTRRKMEDKHVIIPDLNTLFNFKDSKTRGFYAVYDGHGGIEAANFTAAHLHCHVVKQPEFKEDPSSALAKGFRAVDDAFIMKAKREGLRSGTTGVVALLEPDAVHIAWLGDSQVMLLKDGLPEVVMEPHKPERPDEKKRVEDMGGFVVWFGAWRVNGSLAVSRSIGDPDHKPYVSNETDTKTIPLDGTEECIILACDGLWDSTKRNKVARTVRDFIATEEPLDGISIKLVEHARSSGSNDNITVLVVFLNAKHLKESVERIKREGEPEDEDEEKKEEEEDESMEDDKPESERQSDSSNLTNSTPDTTASPEGQHAQTESAAEGGPCDSTVNSNANNNNNGHLSPQQGGADSTLGADSSVQMEAESSRKHQQPNWSSLDSTSSFHSSESFTDSKSCKIHKTSSPLQIRPSQNLNLRTSSKFGIGSNVTVEGKTNVSSSSHSRKPHNQVDKTPSSRLSPDKKISSGSKAPAPMKHSSMPATIKPKSHKRTSSLPKQHEMASKLKTKSTHPFKSLQINNTVATIVQ
- the LOC140155243 gene encoding protein phosphatase 1F-like isoform X2, encoding MGTAPEEQIAAFKQFLTEFSALHPNPIAEEDAMPFRINTFRMAEDEVEGECMDWVLEYLQDRNHAPPVLAAAIARHIADKVLAENLDTYLEEKLVEQPQWEGEEPVADEQLLDAMKLSRHVLSMVHETCVKWKAELPPIKPPTIPIYSIHAIKNTRRKMEDKHVIIPDLNTLFNFKDSKTRGFYAVYDGHGGIEAANFTAAHLHCHVVKQPEFKEDPSSALAKGFRAVDDAFIMKAKREGLRSGTTGVVALLEPDAVHIAWLGDSQVMLLKDGLPEVVMEPHKPERPDEKKRVEDMGGFVVWFGAWRVNGSLAVSRSIGDPDHKPYVSNETDTKTIPLDGTEECIILACDGLWDSTKRNKVARTVRDFIATEEPLDGISIKLVEHARSSGSNDNITVLVVFLNAKHLKESVERIKREGEPEDEDEEKKEEEEDESMEDDKPESERQSDSSNLTNSTPDTTASPEGQHAQTESAAEGGPCDSTVNSNANNNNNGHLSPQQGGADSTLGADSSVQMEAESSRKHQQPNWSSLDSTSSFHSSESFTDSKS